The Pirellulimonas nuda genome includes a region encoding these proteins:
- the tnpC gene encoding IS66 family transposase has translation MNVAQLQQENQRLKERLAQLEATAEQFTDQLAQKQRLVASLEHQIKLLLERIRGSRQERIDPDQLLLFSLDELREIAAQLEQPPGDLIEEGPPGRRRKSPGRVGKLPDHLQREVVRHELPEAERACPGCGAQREEIGVESSEQLELVPARLKVVQHDRVKYACRGCQEHVAIADKPPQPIEKGLPGPGLCAHTVLSKFGDHVPLYRQEDIHARLGKTIRRSTLCGWQAALAQLALPLVMRMKHLVLQSQVIHTDDTSIKMLEPGRGVTRTCKFWPYLGDWLHPYAVYDFTTSRERDGPRKFLQGFQGYLQADAYSGYDCIYAGQQVQEVACWVHARRYWHQAQDNDPVRANTALSFIARLSQVEKQLRGACPEKNPQGERDFDAVAAGRRAHATPILDQFKAWLDRESEDQRVLPKSPIRAAFTYTQNQWEALCRYTEQGYLAYDNNTAERLVKLPAIGRKNFLFVGSENGGRGAAAMYSLVSSAKANGVEPFAWLRELFTQLPYRRESEAFAQTRRGQPVTSDGLDDLLPDHWLAANPKHVWKIDEVRRKERKRYE, from the coding sequence ATGAACGTTGCCCAACTGCAACAAGAGAACCAGCGTCTGAAAGAGCGGCTCGCGCAGCTCGAGGCGACCGCAGAGCAGTTCACCGACCAGCTCGCACAGAAGCAGCGGCTGGTCGCGTCGCTCGAGCACCAGATCAAGCTGCTGCTGGAGCGGATCCGCGGATCGCGGCAAGAGCGGATCGACCCCGACCAGCTGCTGCTGTTCTCGCTGGACGAGCTCCGCGAGATAGCCGCTCAGCTCGAGCAGCCCCCCGGCGACCTGATCGAAGAGGGGCCCCCAGGGCGTCGCCGCAAGTCCCCCGGCCGCGTCGGCAAGTTGCCCGACCACCTCCAGCGCGAGGTCGTGCGTCACGAGCTCCCTGAGGCCGAGCGGGCCTGCCCCGGCTGCGGCGCCCAGCGTGAAGAGATCGGCGTCGAGAGCAGCGAGCAGCTCGAGCTGGTCCCGGCCCGCCTGAAGGTCGTCCAGCACGACCGGGTGAAGTACGCCTGCCGTGGCTGCCAGGAGCACGTGGCGATCGCCGATAAGCCGCCGCAGCCGATCGAAAAAGGCCTCCCCGGCCCCGGGCTGTGCGCCCACACGGTGCTGAGCAAGTTCGGGGATCACGTGCCCCTCTACCGGCAAGAAGACATCCACGCGCGGCTCGGCAAGACGATCCGCCGCAGCACGCTGTGCGGCTGGCAGGCGGCGCTAGCGCAGCTGGCGCTGCCGCTGGTGATGCGGATGAAGCACTTGGTCCTCCAGTCGCAAGTGATCCACACCGACGACACCTCGATCAAGATGCTCGAGCCGGGCCGTGGGGTGACGCGGACCTGCAAGTTCTGGCCCTACCTGGGGGACTGGCTTCACCCCTACGCGGTATACGACTTCACCACGAGCCGAGAACGCGACGGACCCAGGAAGTTCCTGCAAGGATTCCAGGGCTACCTTCAAGCAGACGCCTACTCGGGCTACGACTGCATCTACGCGGGGCAGCAAGTGCAAGAAGTGGCCTGTTGGGTCCACGCGCGGCGGTACTGGCATCAGGCGCAGGACAACGACCCGGTCCGCGCCAACACGGCGCTGTCGTTCATCGCTCGGCTGTCGCAGGTCGAGAAGCAGCTGCGGGGGGCGTGCCCCGAGAAGAACCCGCAAGGGGAGCGTGACTTCGACGCAGTGGCCGCAGGGCGGCGGGCGCACGCCACGCCGATCCTCGACCAGTTCAAGGCGTGGCTCGATCGCGAGAGCGAGGACCAACGGGTCTTGCCCAAGAGCCCGATTCGCGCAGCGTTTACCTACACCCAGAACCAATGGGAGGCGCTCTGCCGCTACACCGAGCAGGGCTACCTGGCGTATGACAACAACACTGCCGAGAGGCTGGTTAAGCTTCCGGCAATCGGCAGGAAGAACTTTTTGTTCGTCGGAAGCGAAAATGGCGGCCGGGGCGCGGCGGCGATGTACTCGCTGGTGAGCAGCGCCAAGGCGAACGGGGTGGAGCCGTTCGCGTGGCTGCGAGAGCTGTTCACGCAGCTGCCCTACCGGAGGGAAAGCGAGGCGTTCGCGCAGACGCGGCGAGGCCAGCCCGTGACCAGCGACGGGCTCGACGACCTGCTCCCCGACCACTGGCTGGCGGCGAACCCGAAACACGTCTGGAAGATCGACGAGGTCCGCCGCAAAGAACGCAAACGCTATGAATGA
- a CDS encoding serine/threonine-protein kinase, with protein sequence MPPSSSDGRDEQERSPQEQENFELLDRFQQAIDAGDEQACRRLLADHTHHNAALQCLLRLGRLERLSAPVLPDVDSPTRTYDTQTTLSPSALRLTDGPLPFGKYRLLEQVGRGGMGAVFRAEQPDLQREVAVKIILGGGMATEDQVRRFHQEAQAAACLRHPNVVAIHDVGFAAGMHYIAMEYMPGGSLAQRLKCDGRIREDAAQIALEVARAVDHLHQRGVIHRDLKPSNIMFDDADRPCLTDFGLAKLFEADSGCTRTGDVLGTASYMSPEQASGMIRVVSPLSDVYSVGAILYEMLVGRPPFVGENFVETILRVLEGEPVPPRRLRRDVDPELQQICMRCLEKRPEDRYASAAELAGDLERFVRGEPIETRMDGLSQSLRRNVRRRPALLAHGAILLAVALVVATRNLTGAGNTNFVVIEALLGVWFLIAFALQWAQQQEDRKNAALTAWVVLDALFITTLICLSEPPRETLLAAYPALIAASGLWVRERLVAAAACACLAGYAALLWLSPELAQPLHHAIIFAALLVVTALVVGFQVRRLRVLNQFL encoded by the coding sequence GTGCCCCCTAGTTCCAGCGACGGTCGCGACGAGCAAGAACGCTCTCCCCAGGAGCAGGAGAACTTCGAGCTCTTGGATCGTTTTCAGCAGGCGATCGACGCCGGCGACGAGCAGGCCTGCCGTCGGCTGCTGGCGGACCACACTCACCACAACGCCGCGTTGCAGTGCCTGCTCCGCCTGGGAAGGCTGGAACGCCTCTCGGCGCCGGTCCTGCCGGATGTCGACTCGCCCACGCGGACCTACGACACCCAGACCACCCTGTCGCCTTCCGCGCTGCGGTTGACGGACGGCCCGCTGCCCTTCGGAAAGTACCGCCTGCTGGAGCAGGTCGGCCGCGGCGGCATGGGCGCGGTGTTCCGGGCCGAACAGCCCGATTTGCAGCGCGAGGTCGCGGTGAAGATCATCCTCGGCGGCGGGATGGCGACCGAGGATCAGGTCCGCCGCTTCCATCAAGAGGCCCAGGCGGCGGCGTGCCTCCGGCACCCCAACGTGGTCGCGATCCACGACGTCGGGTTCGCCGCGGGGATGCACTACATCGCGATGGAGTACATGCCCGGCGGGAGCCTGGCCCAGCGCCTCAAGTGTGACGGCCGCATCCGAGAAGACGCGGCTCAGATCGCCCTGGAGGTCGCTAGGGCGGTCGACCACCTCCACCAGCGGGGGGTGATCCATCGCGACCTGAAGCCGTCAAACATCATGTTCGACGACGCGGACCGCCCCTGCCTGACTGACTTCGGCCTGGCCAAGCTGTTCGAAGCCGACTCCGGCTGCACACGCACAGGGGACGTGCTGGGCACCGCCAGCTACATGTCGCCCGAGCAGGCCAGCGGGATGATCCGGGTCGTCTCGCCGCTGTCGGACGTGTACAGCGTCGGCGCGATCCTGTACGAGATGCTCGTCGGGCGCCCGCCGTTTGTCGGGGAGAACTTCGTGGAGACCATCCTGCGGGTCCTGGAGGGGGAACCGGTCCCGCCCCGCAGGCTCCGCCGCGACGTCGACCCCGAGCTCCAGCAGATCTGCATGCGGTGCCTCGAGAAACGACCCGAGGACCGCTACGCGTCGGCCGCGGAGCTCGCCGGCGACCTTGAACGTTTCGTGCGGGGCGAGCCGATCGAAACCCGCATGGATGGGCTGTCGCAGTCGCTCCGCAGGAACGTACGGCGGCGCCCGGCCCTGCTCGCCCACGGCGCCATCCTGCTCGCGGTCGCCCTGGTCGTTGCGACGCGGAACCTCACCGGCGCCGGCAACACCAACTTTGTGGTCATCGAGGCCCTGCTGGGCGTCTGGTTCCTAATCGCATTTGCGTTGCAGTGGGCGCAGCAGCAGGAGGACCGCAAGAACGCGGCGCTGACCGCCTGGGTGGTGCTCGACGCCCTGTTCATTACGACGCTCATCTGTCTGTCGGAGCCCCCCCGAGAAACGCTGCTCGCGGCCTACCCGGCGCTGATCGCCGCGTCGGGGCTGTGGGTGCGCGAGCGGCTCGTGGCGGCCGCGGCCTGCGCCTGCCTGGCGGGCTACGCGGCGCTCTTGTGGCTGAGTCCCGAGCTTGCCCAGCCGCTGCACCACGCGATCATCTTCGCCGCGTTGTTGGTCGTCACCGCCCTGGTGGTCGGCTTCCAGGTACGCCGGCTGCGGGTGCTCAACCAGTTCTTGTAG
- a CDS encoding ISAs1 family transposase, which yields MAEVSEAGIARHFEGLTDPRRREPIYPLVNVVVMALCAVLSGADDFVSIAAWSREKRGWLAKFLDLSAGVPSHDRFNAVFAALNPAEFEKCFLSWVTALHEVTDGQVIAIDGKTLRSSSDAASSKAAIHMVSAWATANHIALGQVVTDAKSNEITAIPRLLEMLEIKGCLVTIDAMGCQREIAERIVEGGGDYVLATKGNQPNLCEAIDAFFTAQLEDDCRNVACRRHESHEKGHGREEDRYYYLTKLPEGFPEREKWRGLKAIGMAVRITTHGDGAQTFDTRYYITSRYVSGKRFAEAVRGHWGIENSLHWQLDVTFGEDQCRVRKGHADANLSLLRRTALSLLKNNTSRKLGVKNKRLTAAWSDQYRLEVLCGA from the coding sequence GTGGCCGAGGTTTCCGAGGCAGGGATCGCGAGGCATTTCGAGGGGCTAACCGATCCGCGTCGGCGTGAGCCGATCTACCCGTTGGTGAACGTTGTGGTGATGGCGTTGTGCGCGGTCCTAAGCGGGGCGGACGACTTCGTGTCGATCGCCGCGTGGTCGAGGGAGAAGAGAGGGTGGCTGGCGAAGTTCTTGGACCTGTCGGCGGGCGTGCCTTCGCACGACCGCTTCAACGCGGTCTTCGCGGCCCTCAACCCGGCCGAGTTCGAGAAGTGCTTCTTGAGCTGGGTCACCGCGCTGCATGAGGTCACCGACGGCCAGGTGATCGCGATCGATGGTAAGACGCTGCGGAGCAGCTCCGACGCAGCGAGCAGCAAGGCGGCGATCCACATGGTGAGCGCCTGGGCGACCGCCAATCATATCGCCCTGGGGCAGGTCGTCACCGACGCCAAGAGCAACGAGATCACAGCCATCCCAAGGCTGCTTGAGATGCTGGAAATCAAGGGGTGTTTGGTGACCATCGACGCGATGGGGTGTCAACGGGAGATCGCCGAGCGGATCGTCGAAGGGGGCGGCGACTACGTGCTGGCGACCAAGGGGAACCAGCCGAACTTGTGCGAAGCGATCGATGCGTTCTTCACCGCGCAACTGGAAGACGACTGCCGGAACGTGGCGTGCCGACGGCACGAGTCGCACGAGAAGGGGCACGGCCGCGAGGAAGACCGTTACTACTACCTGACGAAGCTGCCGGAGGGGTTTCCCGAGCGTGAGAAGTGGCGTGGGCTCAAGGCGATCGGCATGGCGGTCCGCATCACCACCCATGGCGACGGCGCACAGACATTCGACACACGCTACTACATCACCAGCCGCTACGTGAGCGGCAAGAGGTTCGCCGAGGCGGTGCGCGGCCACTGGGGGATCGAGAACTCACTCCACTGGCAGCTCGACGTGACGTTCGGCGAAGACCAATGCCGCGTCCGCAAGGGACACGCCGACGCCAACCTCAGCCTGCTGCGCAGAACGGCGCTGAGCCTCCTCAAGAACAACACCTCCCGAAAGCTCGGCGTAAAGAACAAACGCCTCACCGCGGCATGGAGCGATCAGTACCGACTCGAAGTGCTCTGCGGGGCATGA
- the tnpB gene encoding IS66 family insertion sequence element accessory protein TnpB (TnpB, as the term is used for proteins encoded by IS66 family insertion elements, is considered an accessory protein, since TnpC, encoded by a neighboring gene, is a DDE family transposase.): protein MLSVAAGTRVFVANGPTDMRKGFDGLQGLVTGVLEQDPLSGSLFLFVNRRRDKLKILYWDGDGLALWYRRLEAGTFQLPQMAADQRSAEIRSEELTMLLRGIDLKSARRKRFSLAS, encoded by the coding sequence ATGCTGAGCGTTGCGGCCGGCACGCGGGTCTTCGTCGCCAATGGCCCGACCGACATGCGAAAAGGGTTCGACGGCCTGCAGGGCTTGGTGACCGGGGTGTTGGAGCAAGACCCCCTCTCGGGATCCCTCTTCCTGTTCGTCAACCGACGGCGCGACAAGCTGAAGATCTTGTACTGGGACGGCGACGGCTTGGCGCTGTGGTACAGACGTCTGGAAGCGGGCACGTTTCAGCTGCCGCAGATGGCCGCCGACCAGCGGTCGGCCGAGATCCGCAGCGAAGAGCTGACCATGCTGCTGCGGGGTATCGACCTGAAGAGCGCCCGCCGCAAGCGGTTCTCGCTGGCGAGTTGA
- the tnpA gene encoding IS66 family insertion sequence element accessory protein TnpA, with translation MAKQQRSAEKESFWRLALEEFGSSGLSVRAFCEREGISTASFYAWRRSLQQLDSEPARVELIPVDVVEPPGGLSADRLELTTPGGFTLRFPADIGPRQLGAVLGVIEGGAPC, from the coding sequence ATGGCGAAGCAGCAGCGTTCGGCGGAGAAAGAGTCGTTCTGGCGGTTGGCGCTTGAGGAGTTCGGGTCGAGCGGGCTTTCGGTGCGTGCGTTCTGTGAGCGTGAGGGGATCTCAACCGCGTCGTTCTATGCGTGGCGGCGATCGCTCCAGCAGCTGGACTCCGAGCCGGCGCGGGTGGAGCTGATCCCAGTCGACGTGGTCGAGCCACCCGGCGGGTTGTCCGCCGACCGTCTGGAGCTGACGACGCCGGGCGGTTTCACGCTCCGCTTCCCGGCCGACATCGGGCCGCGACAGCTGGGCGCCGTGCTTGGCGTGATCGAGGGAGGAGCGCCATGCTGA
- a CDS encoding IS5 family transposase has product MTQPASKPRKLAYKVTNWRDYNESLVRRGDITFWFDDAVIDAWEHENDRKKVGRPFLYSDVAVETLLMIRELFRLPYRQTEGFGRALAKLMQAEVAIPDYTSLQKRAAKLGVLIDLRATTGPIEVVVDSTGLKVYGEGEWKVKKHGVGKRRTWRKVHLAVDPATHTIVAQVVTGADTHDGDAVEPLLEQVEAEVQTFYGDGAYDQWKVRNYLQGESIHQVIPPRKNAKIKQHGNASAEPLERDECLRQIRRDGKKAWKESIGYHRRSLGETAMFRLKTNFGDRLKNRTLANQATEVALRCKLLNVFVTLGMPLFAWG; this is encoded by the coding sequence ATGACGCAGCCTGCTAGCAAGCCGAGGAAGCTCGCCTACAAGGTAACGAACTGGCGGGACTACAACGAGTCGTTGGTAAGGCGGGGCGACATCACCTTCTGGTTTGATGACGCGGTGATCGACGCCTGGGAGCACGAGAACGACCGGAAGAAGGTCGGCCGGCCGTTCCTCTACAGCGACGTGGCGGTCGAAACGCTGCTGATGATCCGTGAGCTATTCCGCCTGCCGTACCGGCAGACCGAAGGCTTCGGCCGGGCTCTCGCGAAGCTGATGCAGGCCGAGGTGGCGATCCCCGACTACACCTCGCTGCAGAAGCGAGCGGCCAAGCTGGGGGTCTTGATCGACCTGCGTGCGACCACGGGACCGATCGAGGTGGTGGTCGACAGCACGGGCCTCAAGGTCTACGGCGAGGGGGAGTGGAAGGTGAAGAAGCACGGGGTGGGCAAGCGTCGCACTTGGCGGAAGGTTCACCTGGCCGTCGATCCGGCCACCCACACCATCGTCGCCCAGGTCGTGACGGGCGCCGACACCCACGACGGCGATGCGGTCGAGCCGCTGCTGGAGCAAGTCGAAGCCGAAGTCCAGACGTTTTACGGCGACGGCGCCTACGACCAGTGGAAAGTGCGTAACTACCTCCAAGGGGAGTCGATCCACCAAGTGATCCCGCCGCGCAAGAACGCCAAGATCAAGCAGCACGGCAACGCGTCGGCCGAGCCGCTGGAGCGCGACGAGTGCCTTCGGCAGATCCGCCGCGACGGCAAGAAAGCGTGGAAAGAATCGATCGGCTACCACCGACGCAGCCTGGGTGAAACCGCCATGTTTCGACTCAAGACGAACTTCGGCGACCGCCTGAAGAACCGGACGCTCGCTAATCAGGCGACCGAGGTCGCACTCCGCTGCAAACTGCTCAATGTTTTCGTCACCCTTGGCATGCCGTTGTTCGCATGGGGTTAG
- a CDS encoding sigma-70 family RNA polymerase sigma factor gives MSVNQPATTGQLTSVIAAARDGDAAAQARLLERCRGFARVVARQHLPRDLLAKLDASDVAQHSLLDAWQGLRGFRGETTAEFLGWLRQIVSRNAVDATRFYRLADCRSVSREVRPASQGRGNRAPDDWVPADRPLLDDETPSEIAARGEEELLLADAITELSDDHQQVLICRSLLRLPFAEVAQRMDRSRPAVQVLWARAVDQLRLRLAEKGVSGAP, from the coding sequence GTGTCTGTGAACCAGCCCGCCACGACCGGCCAACTGACCAGCGTGATCGCGGCCGCGCGGGACGGGGACGCCGCGGCCCAGGCGCGGCTGCTCGAGCGGTGCCGGGGCTTTGCGCGAGTGGTCGCCCGTCAGCACCTGCCTCGCGACTTGCTCGCCAAGCTCGACGCGTCGGACGTCGCCCAGCATTCGCTGCTGGACGCGTGGCAGGGCCTGCGGGGCTTCCGAGGCGAAACCACGGCGGAGTTCCTCGGGTGGCTGCGGCAGATCGTGAGCCGCAACGCCGTGGACGCAACACGGTTCTACCGCTTGGCCGACTGCCGGAGTGTGAGCCGCGAGGTCCGGCCGGCGTCCCAAGGCCGCGGGAACCGAGCCCCTGACGATTGGGTGCCTGCCGACCGGCCGCTTCTCGACGACGAGACCCCCTCGGAGATCGCGGCGCGCGGGGAAGAAGAGCTGCTGCTCGCCGACGCGATCACCGAGCTCTCTGACGACCACCAGCAGGTCCTCATCTGCAGGAGCCTGCTGCGTCTGCCGTTCGCCGAGGTGGCCCAGCGGATGGACCGCTCCCGCCCCGCGGTCCAGGTGCTGTGGGCCCGGGCCGTCGACCAGCTGCGTCTGCGGCTCGCGGAGAAGGGGGTGTCCGGTGCCCCCTAG
- a CDS encoding cation:proton antiporter, giving the protein MSFFDIAGILVALAAAFAFINHKLLKLPTTVGLMLLAMLHAVALLLIDWIVPGAGVLTSTETLIGSIDFDQTLMQGMLGYLLFAGALHVNLNDLKQQTAVIVLLATVGVLATTFIVGGLTYVITGWLGIEVRFIYCLIFGSIVAPTDPIAVLGIVKSLGAPKSLETKIAGESLFNDGVGVVVFIALLGIAGLGGHGESHEDPKKKAEFNGVVEQIEEDFGIHPDANGNPLTVLLDEPIDAAQLERKHPHDVQEGIRNTETQAINVAKLFALEVGGGITLGFVLGLLAFFLLRSIDHYATEILLSLAVVTGGYALAMKLHLSGPLAMVVAGLILGNHGRTLAMSDKTREHLDTFWELVDELLNAVLFVLIGLEVLVLSFKEQYLLAGALAIPAVLLARFLSVGTVVTALKEATGREFTPHAIKVMTWGGLRGGISVALALSLKEEIHARQSQYDNVGELLLTMTYVVVAFSILVGGLTMGPMLSRLGLAGQSKTDAD; this is encoded by the coding sequence ATGAGCTTCTTCGATATCGCCGGCATCCTCGTGGCCCTCGCAGCGGCCTTCGCGTTCATCAACCACAAACTGCTCAAGCTGCCGACGACGGTGGGCTTGATGCTGCTGGCCATGCTGCACGCGGTCGCGCTGCTGCTGATTGATTGGATCGTACCGGGGGCGGGCGTGCTCACCTCAACCGAGACGCTCATCGGCTCGATCGACTTCGACCAGACGCTGATGCAGGGCATGCTCGGCTACCTGCTCTTTGCCGGGGCGTTGCATGTCAACCTCAACGACCTCAAGCAACAAACCGCGGTCATCGTCCTGCTCGCAACCGTCGGCGTCCTCGCCACGACGTTCATTGTCGGCGGGCTCACCTACGTCATCACGGGCTGGCTCGGCATCGAGGTCCGCTTCATCTACTGCCTGATTTTTGGCTCGATCGTTGCGCCTACCGACCCGATCGCGGTCTTGGGGATCGTCAAGAGCCTTGGCGCACCCAAGTCGCTGGAGACCAAGATCGCGGGTGAGTCGCTGTTTAACGATGGCGTGGGCGTGGTGGTGTTTATTGCGCTCTTGGGCATCGCGGGGTTGGGTGGGCATGGGGAGTCGCATGAAGACCCAAAGAAGAAGGCTGAATTCAATGGCGTCGTTGAGCAGATCGAAGAAGATTTCGGCATACACCCCGATGCCAATGGCAATCCACTAACCGTCCTACTTGACGAACCAATCGATGCGGCACAACTCGAACGCAAACATCCGCACGATGTTCAAGAAGGCATCAGGAATACAGAGACGCAAGCGATTAACGTCGCCAAGCTCTTCGCCCTCGAAGTCGGCGGCGGGATTACATTGGGCTTTGTACTGGGACTGCTCGCGTTCTTCCTATTGCGATCAATTGATCACTACGCGACCGAGATATTGCTTTCGCTGGCGGTAGTGACGGGCGGGTATGCGCTGGCGATGAAGCTTCACCTGTCCGGGCCGCTGGCGATGGTGGTCGCGGGGCTGATCCTGGGTAACCATGGCCGAACGCTGGCGATGTCCGACAAAACGCGCGAGCACCTGGACACGTTCTGGGAGTTGGTGGACGAACTGCTGAACGCGGTGCTGTTTGTGCTAATCGGACTGGAGGTCTTGGTGCTGTCGTTCAAGGAGCAGTATCTGCTGGCCGGGGCTCTGGCGATCCCCGCTGTGCTGCTGGCGAGATTCCTGTCCGTTGGCACGGTAGTGACCGCCTTGAAGGAAGCGACCGGCCGAGAATTCACGCCGCACGCGATCAAGGTCATGACCTGGGGCGGCCTGCGCGGCGGGATCAGTGTTGCACTCGCGCTATCGCTCAAGGAAGAGATCCACGCCAGGCAATCGCAGTACGACAACGTCGGCGAACTCCTCCTGACCATGACCTACGTCGTCGTCGCCTTCTCGATCCTCGTCGGTGGGCTGACTATGGGGCCGATGCTGAGCCGGCTGGGTCTCGCGGGGCAGAGCAAAACAGACGCCGATTAG
- a CDS encoding ECF-type sigma factor, translating into MTDVTQILQQIDQGDSNARTELYPAVYEELRRLAAAKLSHERADHTLSSTALVHEVYLRLVGFDAERRWDSRAQFFSAAAEAMRRILVDHARQRLALKRGGSMKRASGLGDLAGLTADPATLIDLHEAIDRLAETDEQAAEMLKILVFAGLSVAEAGRSMGLSRKVAYRHWDYIRSWFAVHYGTDER; encoded by the coding sequence ATGACGGATGTCACTCAGATCCTGCAGCAGATCGACCAAGGCGATAGCAATGCCAGGACCGAGCTCTACCCAGCCGTGTACGAGGAGTTACGACGTCTCGCAGCGGCAAAACTGAGCCACGAACGCGCCGACCACACGCTATCTTCAACGGCGTTGGTTCATGAGGTTTACCTGCGTCTGGTCGGCTTTGATGCCGAGCGCAGATGGGATAGCCGCGCCCAATTCTTCTCAGCGGCGGCCGAGGCGATGCGCCGAATCCTTGTTGACCACGCCCGACAGCGGCTGGCCCTCAAGCGTGGCGGCTCGATGAAACGCGCTAGCGGACTCGGCGACCTAGCCGGCCTGACGGCCGACCCGGCCACGCTGATCGATCTGCACGAAGCGATCGATCGGCTGGCCGAGACCGATGAGCAGGCCGCCGAGATGCTCAAGATCCTTGTCTTTGCGGGCCTCTCAGTCGCCGAGGCGGGGCGGTCGATGGGGCTCTCTCGCAAGGTCGCGTACCGGCACTGGGACTACATCCGGTCGTGGTTTGCGGTGCATTACGGCACGGACGAACGCTAA